The uncultured Sunxiuqinia sp. genomic sequence TAAAACTTCATTCAGAACAACTTCAATCTTTTCATTGATTTGCTCTTCAATTTTATCAATCTCTTTGTATATTTTTTCGCTTTCCTGAATATCAACTTCTTCAACCTTTTCCTTAAGTGACGCAATTTCGTCGAGATCCGGTTGAATCCGATCCTGGATGACTTGTTTTATTCGCGCTGTTTCACCCCTTAATTCGTCAATTGAAAGCTTGGATATTCTTTCGTATTCTTTTTTTATCTGTTCAACTATTGGATTAATCTCCCGGATGTCCCGATCTGATTTATTGCCTAGAAATTTTCCTAAAATCTTATTTACAAATGTCATTATCTATAAATTCTTATTAATATCTACAAACGCACACAAAAGTAGTTAATCTATGTAAGTTTATATATTTGTGCTTTGTTTTTTTTCAATAATAATCATGCCATAAAGGGAATTGGAGCTAATTAAGCCAATATTACATGATAAGATAATTATGCTGCCATTAAAGCACAAAGCAGAAAAGAAGCAGAATGAAGTTTGATCATGCTTGTTTGTGATGAATCGCAGATAATTTTCATGTTCGTTTCAGATCATATTTCATCTAAAAAAAACCGAAATAATGAGTGACTTTAGCAATAAATGTTTTGTTTGTGAAAAAGAGATGGAACCAAAGCTGTTGGTGAGAAATGACGAACTAAACCTTCCTGTTTGCGAGCAATGTAAAGGAAGTGATCGCGAAAAAGCCAAAGTTAGTGAATTAAGAGATGGTTTGGCCGAAGGATTTGTTTGTGGATGTATCTAAAAAAAGCTGCTCCTTGGGGGGAAGCAGCTTTTAGGATTGATACTGTTCAATCAATAAAATTATTAATTCAACAGGTGCTTATAACTTGGATTTACTAAATCTGGCAAATAAGAAGCAATCAGCTCCAGAGCTTCTTCACTTGTAGGCTGATTGGAAGTTAAAATTCGTTGGCGATCGAGCTCTGAATCGTTAATTACTTTGCGTGTCAACTCCTCGGGATAGTTGCTGTAAGATGACTTTACCCATGATGCTCCAAAACCTTTTTTACTGCATAAATATGCAACTTCAAAATGCTCTGCTCTTACCACGTAGTAATTGCATCGCTTGGTTTTATGTAATGTGATAACGATGGGTGATTCATTCTTGTCGTATGACAATACCCATGCGTCATCGGCACCGGAACTAAGCGCTTTGGTAGTTACTTTTGAAATTTCATAATCACTAAAAGTTCTGTCAATTTCACTTGCTTCAACCGCTAAAGCTGCGAAGCTAAATACGAAGATTGTAATTGCTGTAAAAATTTTGTTTTTCATGACTTTTGATTTAATCGGTTACTGTTAAATTTGTTTCGTTACAGGAGTTTAAACTCCATTTTGTTTTCTGCTTGTTTATTAATAGACGACGAAGAATTCCAGATATTACACTTACAGATACTAAATTCGGCCTGCTTTCGACGAACAACGATATTAGACAGCTAAACGACGTGAAATCGTCAATAAAAAAATTGAAAAAGATTGTGTGGAAATGGATATTTATTCGAAAATGGATGCTGTTCGATCTTGAATATATTTTTCAAATCGATTAAGTCCTTCAATAATATTTTCTAAAGAATTGGCGTAGGAAAATCGGAGAAATCCTTCTCCTCCTGCCCCAAAGTCTATCCCCGGAGTAACGCCAACATGGGCTTTATTCAAAATATCAAAAGCAAGCTCGTATGAGTTTGGCGAAAGATGCGATGCATCAACAAAAACATAAAAAGCGCCAATGGGCTCAACCGGAATCTTGAATCCAAGCTCCCGTAATCGGCTAATCATATAAATCCGACGCTTATTGTAAATCCGTTTCATGTTTTCGACCTCACTAACAGCGTCTTTCAATACCGCAACTCCTGCTCTTTGAGCTACTGAACTGGCGCAAATAAAAAAATTTTGCTGCAACTTCTGCATCGGACGGATGTATTGCCTGGGAGCAATTAAATAGCCAAGACGAAGACCGGTCATGGCATAGAGTTTCGAAAATCCGTTTAAGACAAATGCGTTGTTGGTATATTCCAGAATAGAATGTGCACGCCCTTGATAAACTAAGCCATGATAAATTTCATCGGAGATAATTGTGGTATTTAGTTCGGCCAGGGATTTCAACACTTCAGGCTTTAACAAATTTCCCGTTGGATTCATCGGACTATTTATTAATATTCCTTTCGTTCGTTTAGTTATCTTATTCTGGATAGCCGAGGCATGAAATTGAAAACCATCAGCAGGATTTACAGGAACGTGAACCGCTTTAGCACCGATGTAATGGATGAAGTTTGGATAGCAAGCATATAGCCCGGGTCGGATAAAATTATCTCATCATCTTGCTCGCATAAAACCGAAAGAGCCAATAAGATAGCAGGAGAACTTCCGGATGTTACGATAATTTGATTGAGATCAACATGAACTCCGTATTTATTAAAATAGTGTTGCGAGATTTCGTCTCTTAAATCCGGGTCGCCCAAGCTGTGAGTGTAATGAGTTCAGCTCTCAAGAAACGCTTGTTTGGTAGCCTCAATGGCGCAAGCAGGCATATTAAAATCCGGTTCACCAACTTCCATGTGGATAACGTTAGCTCCTGCCCTTTCCAGTTCAGCGGCCTTTTCAAGCATCTCCATCACTATAAATGGTGTTATTTCGTTTACTCGCGACGCGGTCATTTTACTTCTTGGTTTCAGTACTCGAAATTACTGAAGATATCGAATATTGCAAGCTCAATAATTAATAACCGGAAGTTTGGCTATGTTCTTTTGTAGGTGATTGAGTTGCCACTAACCAATTGGTGATTATTCAGCCAGATGTGCAGGTTCCCTTCGTTCAATTAGAAAAGTGAACTCATAAAAAACAAATTTCAATAGTTTATCGAACGTCGATAAAAACTCAGAACGTCTGGTTAATTCATATTTAGGGCACCGTTTTCTGCATTAAAACTGAAAAATATCCTAATTTAGTCCATACAATAACAAAAGGTGTTATGATAAGATACGGTTTACTCTTTCTGTTCGTTTGTATGTTGTTTTCAACTGGCTTTGCTCAGCTAAAAACCGAAGTATTATGTACCCAAAATGCTGAAAACAGTTCGGAAGTATGGGAAATATTAAGTATAGGGGTTCATCAATTCGAAGCTGACGTAATGCCAATTTATGGCGAACTATACGTCACGCCAACCATGCCTGACAGTGCTAATCATGTAAAGCCTACTTTACGTGATGCTTACCTGCTTCCCTTATTCAATCAATTTAAAAAGAATAATGGCAATATCATTCCACAACACACCGACATCAGCTACCTGATATTAGATATCGGTTATGAGCCACAAACAGTCGTTAGATTATTGCGACGACAATTACGGACGATGCAGGATATGTTCGTATTTAAGGCTGATGGAAAGTGGCATCCTGGGAAACTACAAATTTTGATTAAAGCTCCGCTTGACGGTCTTTTAAATCATGAACAATTGATTTTAACAGGCGTAGTTGGCTCTGGGGATGACTTAAGTTCATACTTTCCTATTGAAGTGATGCCATTGATTGAATTACCTTTTTCGGATTTGACCACATGGAATGGCATTGGGAATATTGCCTTTGAAGAGTACCTAAGTGTAAAGAAAAAAGTTGCTGAAATCCATCAGTCAGGCAGAAAAGTATATGTATCGAAATGTCCGACACGTGACGAAGCCTGGGACGTGTTACAAAAAGCTGAGGTTGACTTTATTGGTACAAATCAGGTAGAAGAGTTAGTGCAATACTTAACTAAAAACACTACGGAATAAGGGGGTGTTCCTGATTGCTGATGCTGAAACTACCGCTTACTTTGAATTTATCCGAAATCTTGTATTGCAAAAACATTGATGCTCCCCTAATGCTCATATCCTGAACTGAAGGGTTGGCCGGCAGTGGATTGAAGATTGAATTGCCCGCGAAACTATTCCCTCCGAAAATAAGCTTATCACTTAATTTGTAGTCGGCATAACTGGTAACCGATAATGCATTCAGGAACGGGTTATGAGAAGGAATATGATTGGAAAGACTAATCGATTTGAAACTTGCATAAGTATTTAAATTGCCAAAAAGTGAAGGTTGCCAGTTCATTTCCTTTGAAATAGCAGGAGTTTGATTAAACTGCAATTCACCAAAAGTTGAATTTGGTGAAAAGTTAAATAACTCCATGTAGATAAACTCATACTCCAAATTAACCGGGCTCAATTTTGTTGAGTCAGACTGCGCAAAAGTGGCATCTCCTAACATAAGGAAAAGACCTATACAAGCTAGTTTCTTGAACATCATCAACTTATCCGTATTCAAATTTCAATTAATCTTTCCAATCAGAAATATTACAACAATTTAATTCCCAGGCTCACTACAACGCTCTTACTACGAACATCACTGTCGATGTATGGGCCAGAATATAGATCTCCAGAACTGTTTTCCATACGTACATCAAGAGTCAAAAACATAAAATCGGCACCAACTCCATATTGCCACCCAAAGTAATTATCTTTAATTGTATCATCATTGAAGCTATTTCCATTGAGCTTTTTGTCGGTAAAGAAAGAGAATAGAGGACCTGCATTAGCTCTTACTTTAAGAACACCTTTATCAACAACATTAATACCAAACAGCACAGGAACGTCAATCGTTTTTAGATCAAACGAATTTACAGCTTCTGGCAGGCTATTAGTCATATCTTCCAAGGTTCCTCCTTTCGAACTGTAATAGGCTTCGGGCTGAATGTAGATTCGACCTAAAGTTACCCGAGCAAAGGCACCAACGTGGTAATTATCGACACTTCCTTCGTTTATAGCGTTCATATCAGTAACCAATTTAGAATTACTGTAACCTCCCTTTAATCCTAAGTTAATGGGCGACTGAGCCATCGCAGGGATTAAGAATGACGTGAATAATAGAACGATTGCAATTTTTTTCATGGCTTATAAATTTTGTATTGAGTTATATAAACGATTAAAACTTTCAATAATTGCCAAAAGTAATCGTTATATTCAATTGAGCTAAAATATGAATTTTTATTAAGTCGTGATTAATTAAGCAATAAAAAAAGATCAGATTACCAGATCGCAGGCTTCGGGTGGCATCCAGTGTTTATCTTTCCCGTTCCATTTCACATTGCACCCAATCGGATTGGTAATGGGAGT encodes the following:
- a CDS encoding aminotransferase class I/II-fold pyridoxal phosphate-dependent enzyme; amino-acid sequence: MRPGLYACYPNFIHYIGAKAVHVPVNPADGFQFHASAIQNKITKRTKGILINSPMNPTGNLLKPEVLKSLAELNTTIISDEIYHGLVYQGRAHSILEYTNNAFVLNGFSKLYAMTGLRLGYLIAPRQYIRPMQKLQQNFFICASSVAQRAGVAVLKDAVSEVENMKRIYNKRRIYMISRLRELGFKIPVEPIGAFYVFVDASHLSPNSYELAFDILNKAHVGVTPGIDFGAGGEGFLRFSYANSLENIIEGLNRFEKYIQDRTASIFE
- a CDS encoding porin family protein; protein product: MKKIAIVLLFTSFLIPAMAQSPINLGLKGGYSNSKLVTDMNAINEGSVDNYHVGAFARVTLGRIYIQPEAYYSSKGGTLEDMTNSLPEAVNSFDLKTIDVPVLFGINVVDKGVLKVRANAGPLFSFFTDKKLNGNSFNDDTIKDNYFGWQYGVGADFMFLTLDVRMENSSGDLYSGPYIDSDVRSKSVVVSLGIKLL